In Amaranthus tricolor cultivar Red isolate AtriRed21 chromosome 5, ASM2621246v1, whole genome shotgun sequence, a genomic segment contains:
- the LOC130814203 gene encoding probable 2-oxoglutarate-dependent dioxygenase SLC1, translating to MSPAISLTSSTRMSDSLSEIQYQKGVKHLHENGIDKVPNKYILPITERPSTGNESHFKENIKLPVIDFAELQGPTRSRVLKALTKACEQYGFFQVVNHGISTDIIHRMTEVCKRFFELPFDERLKYMSTDMKAPVRYGTSFSQNKDGVYCWRDFLKLVCHPMPDHFLSQWPSSPKDLRTQAATYSKETRNLFMMLMEAILESLGLCTSELNFTEEKEILEEFQEGSQIVVANCYPPCPEPELTLGMPPHSDYGFLTLLLQDEVKGLQIQFEEKWLTVEPIPNAFVINIGDHLEIFSNGRYRSVLHRVLVNQEKTRVTVASLHSLPFDRVIQPSPKLISKNNPRRYLDTDFATFLEYISSCEPKTKAFLESRKLN from the exons ATGTCTCCAGCAATTTCACTCACATCATCGACCAGAATGAGTGACAGCCTATCTGAAATTCAATATCAGAAAGGTGTGAAGCATCTTCATGAGAATGGAATTGACAAGGTCCCAAACAAGTACATATTACCCATTACAGAACGTCCAAGTACAGGAAATGAATCACATTTTAAGGAAAACATCAAACTTCCGGTTATAGATTTTGCTGAACTACAAGGCCCTACCCGGTCTCGAGTTCTCAAAGCCCTTACTAAGGCATGTGAACAATATGGTTTCTTTCAG GTGGTTAATCATGGCATTTCCACAGATATTATCCATAGGATGACCGAGGTCTGCAAAAGATTTTTCGAGCTCCCCTTCGACGAACGACTCAAGTACATGTCCACAGACATGAAAGCACCAGTTCGATACGGAACTAGCTTTAGTCAGAATAAAGATGGAGTCTATTGTTGGAGAGATTTTTTGAAGCTTGTTTGTCATCCCATGCCGGATCATTTCCTTTCTCAGTGGCCCTCTTCACCAAAAGACCTGAG GACGCAGGCAGCAACGTACTCAAAGGAAACCAGAAACCTTTTTATGATGTTGATGGAGGCCATTCTAGAAAGCCTTGGACTTTGTACTTCAGAATTGAATTTCACTGAAGAAAAAGAGATTCTGGAAGAATTCCAGGAGGGGAGCCAGATAGTCGTGGCAAATTGTTACCCACCATGTCCAGAACCTGAACTCACACTTGGGATGCCACCACACTCAGACTATGGCTTCCTCACCCTTCTTCTCCAGGATGAGGTCAAGGGTTTGCAAATACAGTTTGAAGAAAAATGGTTGACAGTCGAGCCAATACCAAATGCTTTTGTCATAAACATTGGTGATCATCTAGAG ATATTTAGCAACGGGAGGTATAGGAGTGTGCTACACAGAGTTCTAGTGAATCAAGAGAAAACAAGAGTAACTGTGGCTTCTTTGCACAGTCTTCCCTTTGACCGAGTTATTCAGCCTTCGCCTAAACTCATCAGCAAAAACAATCCACGACGTTACCTGGACACAGATTTTGCTACTTTTCTGGAATATATTTCATCATGTGAGCCAAAGACGAAGGCTTTCCTAGAGTCaagaaaactaaattaa